CAGCCGCACTTGGGCGAGTTCCATGGGTCCCCCGTGGGTCAGGACCAGCGGCCCGTGCGGCCGAGCAGCAGCGCGGCCGCGGCGGTTCCGGCGGTCGATGTACGCAGGACGGTATGCCCCAGCCGGAACGCCCGCGCACCTGCCTGAGCGAACAGCGCCAGCTCCTCCGGGGACACGCCCCCTTCGGGCCCGACGACCAGGACGATCTCGCCCTCGGCGGGGAGTTCCACGGTGGCCAGGGGTTCGTCGCCGCTCTCGTGCAGGACGGCCGCGAAATCGGCTTTGGCGAGAAGTGCGGCAACCTGCTTGCTGCTTGCCGCGTCCGCGACCTCCGGGAAACGCACCCGGCGTGACTGCTTGCCCGCCTCGCGGGCGGTGGCCCGCCACTTGCCGAGCGCCTTGAGCCCGCGGTCGCCCTTCCACTGCGTGATGCACCGGGAGGCCGCCCACGGGACGATGGCGTCCACGCCCACCTCGGTCATGGTCTCCACGGCCAGCTCGCCCCGGTCGCCCTTGGGCAGGGCCTGCACGACGGTGATGCGCACCGGCGCCTGGGGCTCCTCCTGGAGGGACTCCAGATCCATGACCACCAGCCGGTCCTTGCCCTCGGCGGCCTTCACCACGCCCTCGGTCCACCGCCCGTGCCCGTCGGTGAGGACCACGTCCTCACCGGGCCGCAGCCGCTTCACCGAAACCGCGTGGCGCCCCTCGGGCCCCTCCAGCACGAACTCCGGGCCGATTCCGTCGAGTCGGTCCACGACGAACACAGGAGCCGTCATCGCTCGGCACCTCCCGTCGACAACGCTGTCGTGGCCGCCTCGATCTCCGCCGCCAGCACCTCCACCAGCTGCCCGGCGGGCAGTTCGCGGGCCATCCGGTGGCCCTGGCCCGCCCACAGCGCCATGCCCTGCGCGTCGCCCGCCTTCGCGGCCGCCTTGCGCAGCGGCGAGGTGAGGTGGTGGATCTCGGGGTACGCGGCGGGGGCGTAGGGGCCGTGCTCCCGCATGAAGCGGTTGACCAGACCGCGCGCGGGGCGGCCGGAGAACGCGCGCGTCAGTTCCGTCCGGACGAACAGGGGGTTGGTCAGCGCCTGCTTGTGCAGAGCGTGGGCGCCGGACTCGGGGGTCGCGAGGAACGCGGTGCCGAGCTGGGCCGCGCTCGCACCCGCCGCGAGCACCGCGGCGATCTGGCTGCCCCGCATGAGGCCGCCGGCCGCCACGATCGGGATGTCCACGGTCTCGCGTATCTGGGCGACCAGCGAGAGCAGCCCGATGCCGGAGCCGTCGTTCTCCTGGATGTCCCGGTGGGTGCCCTGGTGCCCGCCGGCCTCGACACCCTGCACGATCACCGCGTCGGCGCCCGCGTCCTGGACCGCGAGGGCCTCCTCGGCGGTGGTCGCGGTGACCAGGGTGAAGGTGCCCGCACGGCGCAGGGACTCCAGGGCGTCCGGGGTGGGGACGCCGAAGTGGAAGGAGACCGCCGGCACCGGGTTGTCGAGCAGCACGGCGAGCTTGACGTCGTAGCCGTCGTCGCGGCCGCTGTCGGGGTCGCCCAGCTCGGTCTCGTACCAGGCGGCCTCGCCGGCCAACTGGTTCGCGTAGACCTCGACGGCGGCAGGGTCGGCATACTCGGGCTGCGGCATGAACAGGTTCACGCCGAAGGGACTCCCGGTGAGCCCGCGGAGCTGCTTGATCTCCTGGTACATGCCGTCGGCGGTCTTGTACCCGGCGGCGAGGAACCCCAGCCCGCCGGCGTCGGACACGGCGGCGGCGAGCTGCGGCACGGAGACGCCGCCCGCCATGGGGGCCTGCACGATCGGGTGGTGAAGGAGATCGGTCAGCGCGGAGGACATGACGGCATGTTGTCACGTCCTTTGAACAAGTCCGAATCCGGCCGTCCCCTGGCATATGCCAGAGGAAGAGGCACCGGGTCAGGGGCGGTACGAAGGCAGCCCAAGTCGGCAAAAAATCAGCCCGTGGGGGTCCCCCCTGCTCGAAGAGCTTGGGGGAGTTTGAGGACGAGGCCGTAGGCCGATCGGGGGTCTGGGGGCGGAGCCCCCAGGGACGGTCACCCCGGCGCCGGGTGCCTCACCGACGCCGGGTGCCCAAACCTCCGTCAGCGCCCGTTGAACGCATCCTTCAGCCGCGAGAACAGCCCCTGCTGCCCCGGCTGGAACTGCCCCTGCGGCCGCTCCTCGCCCCGCAGCTTCGCCAGTTCCCGGAGCAGGCGTTCCTGCTCGGGGTCCAGCTTCGTCGGGGTCGTCACCTCGACGTGCACGATCAGGTCGCCCCGGCCGCCGCCGCGCAGGTGCGTGACGCCGCGGTTGTGCAGCGGGATCGACTGCCCGGACTGCGTTCCGGGGCGGATGTCGACCTCCTCCAGGCCGTCCAGCGTCTCCAGCGGGACCTTCGTGCCGAGGGCCGCCGCCGTCATCGGGATGGTGACCGTGCAGTGCAGGTCGTCGCCGCGCCGCTGGAAGGTCGAATGCGGCAGCTCGTGGATCTCGACGTACAGGTCGCCGGCGGGACCGCCGCCGGGCCCGACCTC
The Streptomyces sp. CGMCC 4.7035 DNA segment above includes these coding regions:
- a CDS encoding nitronate monooxygenase, encoding MSSALTDLLHHPIVQAPMAGGVSVPQLAAAVSDAGGLGFLAAGYKTADGMYQEIKQLRGLTGSPFGVNLFMPQPEYADPAAVEVYANQLAGEAAWYETELGDPDSGRDDGYDVKLAVLLDNPVPAVSFHFGVPTPDALESLRRAGTFTLVTATTAEEALAVQDAGADAVIVQGVEAGGHQGTHRDIQENDGSGIGLLSLVAQIRETVDIPIVAAGGLMRGSQIAAVLAAGASAAQLGTAFLATPESGAHALHKQALTNPLFVRTELTRAFSGRPARGLVNRFMREHGPYAPAAYPEIHHLTSPLRKAAAKAGDAQGMALWAGQGHRMARELPAGQLVEVLAAEIEAATTALSTGGAER
- a CDS encoding 16S rRNA (uracil(1498)-N(3))-methyltransferase, giving the protein MTAPVFVVDRLDGIGPEFVLEGPEGRHAVSVKRLRPGEDVVLTDGHGRWTEGVVKAAEGKDRLVVMDLESLQEEPQAPVRITVVQALPKGDRGELAVETMTEVGVDAIVPWAASRCITQWKGDRGLKALGKWRATAREAGKQSRRVRFPEVADAASSKQVAALLAKADFAAVLHESGDEPLATVELPAEGEIVLVVGPEGGVSPEELALFAQAGARAFRLGHTVLRTSTAGTAAAALLLGRTGRWS